One window of the Rhipicephalus sanguineus isolate Rsan-2018 chromosome 2, BIME_Rsan_1.4, whole genome shotgun sequence genome contains the following:
- the LOC119382107 gene encoding uncharacterized protein LOC119382107 produces MLLLDVESAFDGLPHVVVEAAMDRLGISGCLRGFVSAFLSGRTFCVRVGGVTSQPRDITTGVPQGSVLSPFLFNMALAGLPASLPTDTRFPARCSVYADDVALWARGPRRSIPAIRRSLQAALDAVISFLGSIGLKVSATKTEALLIHPLAAARVYVKPLRVGNRSLPWRKEVRYLGPTVDHRLTWIPAAKAAATKVRRVQGAIGKLQQRGRGCSTKWALRLNQAAASSVLLYALPLVNLTPARRSLLEGLHRGAVRTILGLPRCSPVAATLAEAREWPLTLRMLQRALGHIDRLHRAADGAALLERLRSLPGSRMGGLLPLYHQMVPDPPAPVASPPPHHRPPEVHLHLAGATKRRTPAAALQQAASCKLQEQLEGRLQVFTDGSVMPDGTAAAVSVVPARTSSRQCKLPFPASSTAAELAGLHLAADLLAEDIPSEPVAVLCDSKAALQILANHRDTGLTGSLLAAKYRALAASGASVSFHWLPSHVGIAGNEEADALAKAAHQPGTPITRAVAARDYTQARLKKLLVTVHPDSRVARGRGPKLLPETGLTRRDRSALLRLRTGCVWTAARRHAKRLCASPACSRCGDPETLEDLLCACPALAQERSRVTTAYRSQGLPASTLEHLLFPSRPHLPALQSLVEFLDETGIAAYR; encoded by the coding sequence ATGCTGCTGCTGGACGTGGAGAGCGCCTTCGACGGTCTCCCGCACGTTGTCGTCGAGGCGGCCATGGACCGGCTTGGCATCAGCGGGTGCCTCCGAGGCTTCGTGTCCGCCTTCCTGTCCGGGAGGACCTTCTGCGTCCGTGTTGGAGGGGTGACCAGCCAGCCTAGGGACATCACTACCGGTGTCCCACAAGGTTCTGTGCTAAGTCCTTTTCTCTTCAACATGGCGCTGGCAGGACTTCCAGCCTCCCTCCCGACAGACACCAGGTTCCCGGCCCGCTGCTCCGTCTACGCTGATGACGTGGCACTGTGGGCAAGGGGACCAAGGCGGTCCATTCCTGCCATCAGGAGGTCACTGCAGGCAGCCCTGGATGCAGTGATCTCCTTCCTCGGAAGCATCGGCCTCAAAGTCTCTGCCACCAAGACCGAGGCCCTGCTGATCCATCCACTCGCTGCGGCACGGGTCTACGTGAAGCCGCTGAGGGTCGGCAACCGCAGTCTCCCCTGGAGAAAGGAGGTGAGGTACCTGGGCCCCACTGTCGACCACCGGCTCACCTGGATCCCCGCTGCGAAGGCCGCCGCCACCAAGGTCCGACGAGTTCAAGGTGCCATCGGCAAACTTCAGCAGCGTGGCCGTGGATGCTCCACGAAGTGGGCGCTGCGGCTTAACCAGGCCGCGGCGTCCTCCGTGCTGCTGTATGCCCTGCCGCTGGTGAACCTGACGCCAGCCAGGAGATCCCTGCTGGAGGGACTGCACAGAGGAGCCGTGAGGACCATCCTAGGGCTCCCCAGGTGCTCCCCTGTTGCAGCGACGCTTGCGGAGGCGAGAGAGTGGCCCCTGACGCTACGCATGCTCCAGCGCGCGTTGGGGCACATCGACCGCCTCCACCGTGCCGCGGATGGTGCAGCCCTTCTGGAACGCTTGCGCAGCCTGCCAGGGTCCAGGATGGGAGGCCTCCTCCCATTGTACCACCAGATGGTACCGGATCCACCAGCCCCTGTTGCCTCTCCGCCGCCACACCACCGGCCCCCTGAGGTGCACCTCCACCTGGCCGGGGCAACGAAGCGACGAACTCCTGCAGCAGCACTGCAGCAGGCAGCCTCCTGCAAGCTCCAGGAGCAACTAGAGGGTCGGCTTCAGGTCTTCACGGATGGATCCGTGATGCCAGATGGGACTGCAGCGGCGGTTTCCGTCGTCCCTGCGCGGACCAGCAGCAGGCAGTGTAAGCTGCCTTTCCCGGCCAGTTCAACGGCGGCAGAGCTGGCCGGACTCCACCTGGCAGCTGACCTACTGGCAGAGGACATCCCATCAGAGCCTGTCGCCGTCCTCTGTGACAGCAAGGCAGCACTACAGATCCTGGCCAACCATCGAGACACCGGACTGACCGGAAGCCTCCTGGCGGCCAAGTACCGTGCCCTTGCTGCATCTGGTGCGTCCGTCTCCTTCCACTGGTTGCCCTCCCATGTGGGCATCGCTGGTAACGAGGAGGCTGACGCGcttgccaaggcagcacaccagCCTGGCACACCCATCACCCGGGCCGTCGCGGCTAGGGACTACACGCAGGCCCGTCTCAAGAAGCTCCTGGTCACGGTCCACCCAGACTCAAGGGTGGCCAGAGGACGAGGGCCAAAGCTGCTACCAGAGACGGGCCTCACCAGGAGAGATCGGTCTGCCCTGCTGCGCCTGCGGACCGGCTGTGTGTGGACCGCTGCCCGCCGACATGCGAAGCGTCTCTGCGCCTCCCCagcctgcagccgctgcggcgatcCTGAGACCCTCGAGGACCTCCTCTGCGCCTGTCCTGCCTTGGCACAGGAACGCTCGAGGGTCACTACGGCCTACCGGAGCCAGGGCCTACCTGCCTCCACACTCGAACACCTGCTCTTCCCATCGCGTCCCCACCTGCCAGCACTCCAGAGCCTGGTGGAGTTCCTGGACGAGACGGGAATAGCCGCCTACAGATGA